The window GGCTGTTCATCGTCACTGGACCTAGACAATGACCAATGCAGTATAACAACTCAATAAAGTCGGCCGTAGCAGTCGGACAGTGGGCCGGTCGAGCGGGGACGAACTATGTATAGTCCCAACAATGAAAATGACCGGACATGTTGTTTTGTcctacacattttttttatttttttttctgaataaCCGGGATTAAGCTATATATAGGGAGAATGGATCCGAAAACAGTAAGTGGGGGCATCGAATTAGTGACAATGAAATAAGGGCCcagttttcttaattaaaaatgcATTGGTAATAAAGTCCAAGAAGGTAAAGGGGCCCAGAGGCTTACCAAAATTATTGGCCCATTCAACAAACCTAAGAAGGATGTAGGAAATCAATGGTCCCCACGAACCAGCtgctattattattagttaagagaaaaaaaaaaatggttgtgTGGTAAGTACAGAACAAACTACAAACAAAGGAAATGGCACTGTCAAGTGTCAAGTTGCATTCCacaatttatttatctatatttaatATTACTGAGTATGCAAAAGGGGTCCCCTTATGCAAGTTGAATCACAAGTAGAAAGTATAACCACTTTCAATTAAATGGGCTCTTTATCTGTTTATCATATCTTTATAAACAGATGCAAACTATAAAGTATAACCCGAAGGTTTACCTGGGCCCGGAAAACCACACTAATTTGGGCTTTATTTGGGAAGGCATAGGCCCAACATGAGAGGTTGTTGTTTGGTTCCAAAGGTAAGTTGGGTTCTTATCATCCTTAATCCATTGGTATCATCATCTGTTTAATCACCAACAACACATGTAAGTAACTTTATTGAACTAGAAAGATCAAGAAGTGCGAAAAAACATGTCATGGAATAAAAATCTTTGAGCCACATTTGGAGCGGGGAGGAAGAGTAACTAGAAACTTGAATTACAAATCTAGGGCCAGGCCAAAAGTTATTGTTTTACAAAAGAAGCTTAAAGAAGGTTCCAATTTGCAGTTGCAGGAAACTGGCTGTGATGACAGTTGAAAATTGAATAAATCAGCACAGAAAGATAGAAGAGAATAAAGGTAAGAACAGCTTTACCTGTCATGGACTTATTCCATGAAGCTTTTGTGCATGGCTTTTTCTATGctttttacttctttttttctGTTCTGTTTCCACTTCTCTTCTAGCAGtgttaaataaaagaatattagcATTCTGTGTATGAGAATATATGAGTAGTAAGTTAAGGGTAAAGAGGTATTTTCTGCTACTTTCACAATAGAAAAGAATAAAGGAGGAAAGAATCTATGAAAGATAAAATTCGATGGCTTTTTCTTTATGTTCTCAAAAAGTATCTTTGTCTTCGTGAATATGATTATTGATATAGAATAAGCTTAAATTACTTCTTTTATGATACAATTGAAACTAACAACAATAGTCACCTTTTAAGCCAAAGCGTTGTAACAAAGCACATGAAAATGACCATAACTTTAGCATATATAGCATTCTAGTTGTTGCTGCCATTTAGTTCAATATCAATAACTCACAAGAAATAGAAAGCTTAATTTCAGCCTTGAGATAGCCAAACCTGGAGAGGGGAGTCCCAAAAGAGGAAAGAAAGATCACTTGAAGATTTGATTTCCTTCTAAAGTTCTGTGTTCGCAGCCTTTTACATGGTCAACTGAAAGAGATAAACTATCATCAGaaacagaaaaagaaaaggtaACATTGTCTCAAACACAGCTTCTTTGAGTTCACAAAGGCCTTTGAATTTTCATTACTAATCAATCATCTATACTTGTGGCTCTTTCTCCTATAACAGCAATAGGTATTGAATATATTCAATGGCAACCAACAATCAAGATGAGTTTAAACTGAAAGATACAAATCCAAAGCTAGGGGAGCGGTGGCCACATGGTGGACTGCGTGGTGGAGGAGGATGGATTAGCAGCGAGAGAGCAGCAAGCACATATGACCTAGTCGAACAGATGTATTATCTCTATGTTCGGGTCGTGAAAGCCAAAGATCTTCCCACAAACCCTGTAACCGGAAACTGTGACCCTTACATAGAAGCGAAACTTGGGAATTTTAAAGGGAAGACTCAACATTTCGAGAAGAAAATGAATCCCGAGTGGAACCAGGTATTTGCATTCTCAAAAGAGAAGATACAATCCTCGGTTCTTGAAGTTTTTGTGAGAGATAGAGAAATGGTTGGACGAGATGATTACCTTGGGAAGGTAGTTTTTGACATGAATGAAGTGCCAACTAGGGTTCCACCCGATAGTCCCTTGGCACCTCAGTGGTATAAACTGGAGGATAGACGAGGGGAGAGCAAGTTGAAAGGAGAGATCATGTTAGCAGTATGGATGGGTACCCAAGCAGATGAAGCTTTTCCAGAAGCATGGCATTCGGATGCTGCTTCGGTTCAAGGGGAGGGTGTTTTCAGCGTCAGGTCGAAGGTATATGTTTCTCCTAAATTATGGTACCTTAGAGTAAACGTGATTGAAGCTCAGGATGTAGAATCCCAAGACAAAAGCCAGCTGCCTCAGGTTTTTGTCAAGGCTCAAGTTGGAAACCAGATATTGAAAACCAAGACAAGTCCAACCCGAACAACTAGTCCATTATGGAATGAAGACCTACTTTTTGTGGCAGCTGAGCCATTCGAAGATCAATTGATACTGACGGTTGAAAACAAGGTGAGTGGTTCGAAAGATGAAATAGTGGGAAGAGTAATCTTACCACTTACCACGTTCGAAAGACGGTTGGATCATCGAACAGTTCATGCTCGCTGGTTCAACCTCGAAAGATTCGGATTTGGAATGCTGGAGGGGGACAGGAGACACGAGCTAAAATTCTCCACCAGAATCCACCTCAGAGCTTGTCTAGAAGGCGCTTATCACGTTCTAGATGAATCAACCATGTACATAAGCGATACTCGCCCTACTTCCAGGCAACTATGGAAGAGCCCAGTCGGGATCCTTGAATTGGGAATTTTAAGTGCTCAAGGACTTTCACCAATGAAGACAAAGGAAGGCAGAAAGACTACAGATGCCTATTGTGTGGCCAAGTATGGACAAAAATGGGTGAGAACGCGAACAATCTTGGAAAACTTCAATCCAAAATGGAACGAACAATATACCTGGGAGGTTTACGACCCTTGCACAGTGATCACGCTGGGAGTCTTCGATAACTGTCATCTGGGAGGTGAAGGATCTGGAAAAGACTCGAGAATTGGGAAGGTAAGAATCCGGCTATCGACCTTGGAAACGGATCGAATTTATACCCACGCATATCCACTAATTGTTTTGCAGCCTTCTGGTCTGAAGAAGATGGGTGAACTGCAGATAGCCTTCAGGTTCACCTGTTTGTCTCTAGCAAACGTAATATATCTGTATGGCCAGCCTTTACTGCCGAAAATGCACTATCAGCATCCATTCACTGTGAGCCAGCTGGACAGCTTACGATATCAGGCCATGAACATAGTAGCAGTAAGGCTTGGCAGGGCCGAGCCTCCATTAAGGAGAGAAGTCGTTGAGTACATGCTGGATGTGGACTCTCACATGTGGAGCATGAGAAGAAGCAAAGCTAACTTCTTCCGAATTGTGTCTCTCTTCTCAGGGCTGATCTCCATGAGTAAATGGCTCAGCGATGTTTCCCACTGGAAGAATCCAGTAACCTCAATCCTAGTTCATTTCCTCTTTTTCATATTGATCTGCTACCCTGAGTTGATCCTTCCAACGATCTTCCTTTACATGTTTCTGATTGGAATATGGAACTTCCGGTTCAGGCCAAGACACCCACCTCACATGGATACTAAACTTTCTTGGGCAGAAGCAGTGCACCCCGACGAACTAGATGAAGAGTTTGACACATTTCCTACCTCGAAAGCCCAAGATGTAACAAAGATGAGATATGACAGGCTTAGGAGCGTTGCTGGGAGAATCCAAACCGTAGTTGGAGACATGGCTACACAGGGAGAAAGATTTCAATCTCTGTTGAGCTGGAGAGATCCAAGAGCTACCTGCCTCTTCATATTCTTATGCCTAATTACAGCAATAGCACTCTATGTTACTCCTTTCAGAATAGTTTCTCTCATTGCTGGACTGTATCTGTTAAGACACCCTAGATTTCGAAGCAAGATGCCCACGGTTCCAAGCAACTTCTTCAGGAGACTGCCTGCTCGAGCTGACAGCATGCTTTAATCCAGCACCAGGTTCATTGCTAATGCTACTTActgtttaacatatatatatatatttatcaataaaattcaCCATCTGTCATAAACACAATTACACTTCATATTATCCTTGTACTATTCCCTAGTTCTATCGATTGAGCTGTTCTTTAGATAGCAGCAAAGACACAATTAATTACCGTGTGAGTAATTAAAACTCAGAGCTTTTTCGATATAATGAGGAATTTGAAAAGAGGGTTTTCAGCtttgtataaaaatatgtaGATGGATGATTAATCATGAAAAAAATAGTCGATAGCAAAGAATTACCTATGGAATGTTTCAGAAACACTTGTTTACCGAGAGCCGACGGAAGAAGAAGGTCGTGCTCCGACCTCCGATCACCATATGCTTCCCCAAGAACTTCTTTATTGTATATGGATTGGAACGAGAAGAACCCTCCATTTCTCAGGCGAATCCAGATTATCTAGTATGGAGATTGGATATATAGTTCTAGGAACAAACAAATCCATCTCGATGTTTCTTTCCTAAAAACAAAATaaggaaaatatttaaaaaatatatatttttctttttaatataaaaattaaataatattttatgcatttaaaaattaaaactatattttattatgtgaatgataaatataatattttctttttaaaaaaataagtttaatgaaagatgaataaaatattaaagtttgatttaaaatctaaatttaaatatggGTGAactgtaaaatcaaaattaaattaaatttattataaaaaaaataaaatgatgaatagaatttaataaatttgatttaaaatttaaattattatgcaaacattaaatatagaaaaatataaaaattaaattaaagttatataatgataaatattaaggataaggaaataaaaaaaatatataaatttaatataaaactaaataataatttttaatataagaaatatataaattaaaaaaaataaactaaaactaTATCTCgttataaactaataatattttttttaatataatgaaatacgtgaataaaaaaatataaaattatttgttaaaaaaatatttaggcACATAAATCTTCTTTATTTTGTAGTTatccaataaattaaaaaggGAAAATAATCGATTTTATCTCTCAAAGAGAAGCAAACGGGTTCAAGTTTTCTTGAAgttcaaacaaataaatcatGGATAACcaaattaacaataaaagttttCAGTTTTTAATTTTACCAAAGATTTATCAATTTATATGATGGCAATGGAGTTGAGTGCATAAGAATAAATTAGGACTAATTTTGGACGAGACACGAAAAACAATTCGAATCGAACACGAAAAAATCAGGAGGTTAGGGTCATTTTTTTTTCGGGTCAAAATTAGGTCGACCTATTTAACCTAATTAAAAACACGTCAAAATTGGGTCGACTTTACATTACCCAAAGTAGACCCGATAACCcgtttataaatttctttttagttgagttttatgttattctttcttattcatttattcattttcttttgtaaaaaattttataaacagatttgtaatttaatttaatttttattttatattgatgtcattttaatttgaaatagagatGTGAATTAATTGCATCGGATTTGGTTCGAGTTGAGTTAGATATATCGTGTCAAACGAGTCAGATTCATGTCAATCACAAATAAACATGTCAGGTTTAAGTTAAAATCATTTAACCTGTTAAACTGCCAACAAGAACCCGTCAACCTAAAAATTACCTAGATTGTCATCCCTAGAATAAACATGCATTCTCGTCCCGTTTTACTTTAGAGATTTTTCTACTAACATACATATTTATTCGATTTTGAGAAATTTTCGCGAAacactatttatattatattctttaaaagaaaattatataaacgaattttttatatagtatattaaaaattcatattattataaaaaataaacttaaaactcttttaaaatataaaaaacaaataaatataaatatagtagtgattttatatatttaattgtgtttaaaaTGTTGGAGACAGAATCGAAGTGAGATCGAGCCGGAGACACAAATACAATCATCGCCTCATCCCCTTATCCCGACAACTATCGGTCAAACCGGAAAAAACCGgacaattttgataaaaaatcgCATTATAATGGTCATCTTCTAGAATACTTAACGACCACCTTATGAAGGTTTGGGCTTGAATACTGACCTTAATAATCCTCTATGGGCCTCAACAGATGAGTTTGATCTCTTGACTCTTAAGAGACCGTTGGGCTTCAACAAGCATCTCGGATCACTCATAAAATAATTAGCATTCAAACAGcaaatgaattcaaattattgAATCATGCAATACTAATTAAGCACCAAACCACTCATCCACTCATGGTTAAATTCTTGAAGAGAATGATATAAACTGAAAATATAAAGGGATCAAAACCTGTCCACaagtttaatttctttattatattttaaaaatatctatataCATATGTACATTGATTTGTTTCATAAAATTTCTtatactatttatatttttgttagaaataTCTTTTTCtaacttatttgattttttttcttaaaaaaattcgtttaattttattttagcatTTACTTCatttgtttcataattttatttattttttatttttttaattatttttttattattttgttttttcagatAGACAAATTGTGtggttaattataaaaaaagttactATGTCATAAATACTGTAACACTATCAGTATATGTCAAGGGAATGGGTTTTAAGATTTAGGGTAAGTTcgtaaaactatatatattataagtttaaacaaataaactttttttcaaatgaCTTTGGAGCTGAACAATATAAAGGAGGTCAGGTGATTTGTGtcataaaattttttatattatttatatttatttatttattttgttagaaatatctctttttaacttttttttttgtttttttcctaGATTCTCTCAAATTAGTTGAACCACTAAATTAgatattcatatttttctttatttatatagttagttttcatttatttaaaacctaatttttcttcaactatattattttaaatgtataaattatattttaaatcgaATATTATCATCACTTTTTAaatttcgtatatttattttattttagtaaaagtATTTATGAAACGGTTCGATTAATATATTCACTTATTACTCGTAATAATGTAATAGTCATATTCTTTATAGCCCATGGAAAAATTAATGGAATCGCCTTTGCAACTATGCCTTAAAAGTGAAGAAATTCTTGCTGGAGAAATGAAACATGGTCCTCTAGCTCTTGGTTGATGAAAACCTTCCCATTATTGTTATTGCCACCCTTGCCTCAGCCATCAACAACAAGTTATTCAACAACTTctttaataatactataatgAAATAAAGCCCTCGTCAATGGCTGCTCTAGCCACCGACAGAGACAGCGGAAAACTCTCCAAGATCCTTAACATTAGAgttctgataccatgttaaatttcttgaagaaaaatataaattgaaaattgtattattaaagttgttctcaaaataattaccattctcatttatatatgagTTCTAAAATAATACTTGATTTGAGTTACTTAGATGGTTCAATTGACTACCCAATATATATGATCAATCCACACCtgcttaattaattatctactCATCAGCCATCATGCATATTTGTTGATTTCATTTTAGAATATAGACAacaagtaataa is drawn from Impatiens glandulifera chromosome 3, dImpGla2.1, whole genome shotgun sequence and contains these coding sequences:
- the LOC124931491 gene encoding FT-interacting protein 1; amino-acid sequence: MATNNQDEFKLKDTNPKLGERWPHGGLRGGGGWISSERAASTYDLVEQMYYLYVRVVKAKDLPTNPVTGNCDPYIEAKLGNFKGKTQHFEKKMNPEWNQVFAFSKEKIQSSVLEVFVRDREMVGRDDYLGKVVFDMNEVPTRVPPDSPLAPQWYKLEDRRGESKLKGEIMLAVWMGTQADEAFPEAWHSDAASVQGEGVFSVRSKVYVSPKLWYLRVNVIEAQDVESQDKSQLPQVFVKAQVGNQILKTKTSPTRTTSPLWNEDLLFVAAEPFEDQLILTVENKVSGSKDEIVGRVILPLTTFERRLDHRTVHARWFNLERFGFGMLEGDRRHELKFSTRIHLRACLEGAYHVLDESTMYISDTRPTSRQLWKSPVGILELGILSAQGLSPMKTKEGRKTTDAYCVAKYGQKWVRTRTILENFNPKWNEQYTWEVYDPCTVITLGVFDNCHLGGEGSGKDSRIGKVRIRLSTLETDRIYTHAYPLIVLQPSGLKKMGELQIAFRFTCLSLANVIYLYGQPLLPKMHYQHPFTVSQLDSLRYQAMNIVAVRLGRAEPPLRREVVEYMLDVDSHMWSMRRSKANFFRIVSLFSGLISMSKWLSDVSHWKNPVTSILVHFLFFILICYPELILPTIFLYMFLIGIWNFRFRPRHPPHMDTKLSWAEAVHPDELDEEFDTFPTSKAQDVTKMRYDRLRSVAGRIQTVVGDMATQGERFQSLLSWRDPRATCLFIFLCLITAIALYVTPFRIVSLIAGLYLLRHPRFRSKMPTVPSNFFRRLPARADSML